The Phoenix dactylifera cultivar Barhee BC4 unplaced genomic scaffold, palm_55x_up_171113_PBpolish2nd_filt_p 000861F, whole genome shotgun sequence genome has a segment encoding these proteins:
- the LOC120107430 gene encoding E3 ubiquitin-protein ligase EL5-like, with product MAEEGHFPPLLSSQRLFHWSNPYLKSVKEAMIENLYYQTSPSGPSSDDEFTVKILVGFFCTLSILLCCCFCGQHHSDEGQQDRQIESSTNSAPTTTGDNRLDSAVPSSLPAFIYSTAHEGRLECSLCLTEFKDGDVGRFLPRCCHGFHKDCVDVWLNSHSTCPLCRSSTVELGTPDLAV from the coding sequence ATGGCCGAGGAAGGTCATTTTCCTCCCCTCTTAAGTTCTCAAAGGCTTTTCCACTGGAGCAACCCCTACCTAAAATCAGTAAAAGAAGCCATGATAGAGAACTTATACTACCAGACGAGTCCCAGCGGCCCTTCCTCCGACGATGAATTTACAGTTAAAATATTGGTAGGCTTCTTCTGTACGTTGTCGATACTTCTCTGCTGCTGCTTCTGCGGCCAACACCATTCCGATGAGGGCCAACAAGATCGACAAATAGAGTCTAGCACTAACTCCGCCCCCACCACCACCGGTGATAATAGGCTTGATTCGGCGGTCCCTTCATCGCTGCCGGCATTCATCTACTCCACTGCTCATGAAGGAAGGCTGGAGTGCTCGCTGTGCCTGACGGAGTTCAAAGACGGCGACGTGGGTCGTTTCCTCCCGAGATGTTGCCATGGTTTCCACAAAGATTGTGTCGATGTGTGGCTCAACTCTCACTCAACCTGCCCGCTTTGTCGAAGCAGTACTGTTGAACTTGGAACTCCCGACTTGGCTGTCTGA